TCTTATACCTTTGCCATTTTATATATCAATGCACACTTATTAATCtttcattctatttcattatATCTTACTTTCCAcgacatttcatcacatcatttgtTTACAACTCAATTATAAGTTTATGACCCAATTTGTTTTTTATCAAGCACATAgataattcaaaatatcataattCATTCTTATCAATTCTAAGGTTCATCTACCAACCTTTTTAGCAATTATTCAATAATCTTATTCCAATTTCAAACTTATTTTCTTTAAGCGTACTATCAATCAATGCCAACTAATATGATAATCATGTTTTTACGTTTAATGCTAATGTCTACCACTCAAACCTATCCTTTGACTAATCAACTTCAATATTATTACATATGGGTTGTGCTATTGGTATTGATACCTTGTGGTATAGATACCAAAAGGTTCAGTATCAATACAACATCGCTCTAGACTTGCTATTTGAATATTGACTTCAAGGGTATCAATAACCCTGAGCTAGGTATTGGTACCTAAGTGCAGGACAGACTAAAAATTCAAGGGTATCAATAACCCTGAGCTAGGTATTGGTACCTAAATGTAGGACAGACTAAAAATTCAACTCAAACACTCCAAGCTTGTGTCCTTCGATACTTTAATTATTCTCAATCAATATCAATTTTAGGCACAGAGTATTAATACATACTACAACCAAGCCATTCTATTTGCCATAAACCTATTCAATCAAACCATTCTCAAAGTTACCTTACTAATCACTTTAATTTCCAAGTCAAGATGATACAACACTTTAGCCTATCAATTACCATTTATTCTTTTCCTCTTACCATTTCAAATTCGATTCATATCAAGTGTTGTTTTACTAATAAGAAAAATAAGTCTTAATGCAAGTTATTAAGTCATTACCAATTCCTACTATTGTATAACATAGTGGTAGTTAAATTCCTTAACTAATTTTAGCAATACACTTGTTTTACAACCATTTTAACTTACTATcttcaatacaatcatattaattaatttatccctATAACGTTATCTTAGTCAATCACATTTTCATCATTCCTTAACTCAAGTTACAATTCATTTTGCATATAAAATTTACATAACATTAGTGttatttacaaatttaattatGATTCCATCTATAGTTTCCTTTACACTTTCAATTATAAATTCCATTACGATTCCTATTAAGGTTTCGTTTGTAGCCTTTAGTATACATAGGCGTAATCTGAAACTAGGTACAAAGAATTATCTAACCAACATATCATTAGCACATAAGtgttccaaccaacacaccattaaCATATAATGAATCAAATAGACTCTCCAACACATCGATAGTGCACACAATGCATAATATTTATCCCATACCAAATTATCTCCACGAAGTACTGCTAACAATTCTTATTGGCATGCCAGATGTATCCAATTCAATTCTTACCAAGTTTACGAAGGCATTAATTTcatttctcatttccattcacATTATAAGTTCATATTCACTTTGAATTTGCATATATATGATAATACACATCTTTATATAGTTATCCATAAGAttcataattttgaaaaaaaagtgAATTGAAGGATATATGTAACTACTTTTGCTCTTTTTTAATTGAAATTTGGCAATAAATTGATCATACAATGCATTGGACTTTTCTATAATAAATGACATCCCTTCTTAATGCTCCACTTTTATTAATTAAGTAGATAGATAATTATTTATGTACCCCGCAATGTAGGATCGAGCTTATATTACATTGATGTAAAAAATTATCGATAAAGAAGGTATGTAATGGTTATATTAATAAGCAATGAAACAACATCAaaacaaaatttatcaaaattaaagtgtaTAGTTGAAAAAATTCATTGTACATGGCAAGTTTTAGGGGAGGGGATTGTTATTGCTAGGGTTTGGATCTTGACTTTTGTGATACCTACAAAAGGCTTTACTCACTTCATTGGATTATTGGTAACATATAAAAATGTAATGTGAGATATTAACTTTCGAAAACAATTCAATAGAAAATGGAAACGAAGTGTACAATTCAAttataagaaaagaaaatgagcATAAATCTGATTGATGTTAATATCTAATATACAATATTCCAATAatagaattttaaattaaagCTAAACttcaatatatattaaatggcttaatttattatttagtcTCTCTAATATAGAGATTTTTCACTTTGATACTAGAACTTTTTGtcttaatttggtacctaaagtatcaatttcttcaatttttgttaattttgtaatggacattaaaaagaaaaaaaaactattaaGCAACTCTGGCCCATGAAaaatgacacatgttttggctaATGAAAAAATGTCATGTGACAACtagttttatttaaaataaaaacattaaatttaaaattaaaaattatagtattaaatatttaaatattaaaacacTTTTGACCTTGATCAATCATTGGCTGGTTTTGACTAATTGTTTACTGATGTTGACTGGTTTTACCAACCACATGACACTATTAGAACATGTCATGTGTCCTTTTTTAATTTGTTTagtgttatatatattatattgattaaaaatgtaaaaaaatcatatataacatataatattgttataaaattataaaatatataattataaattttaaaattttaaaataatatataaaattaaaatttttataaaatttaaaaaagtatttaaatttcaagtaattaaaaacttgaaatttaaaaacttttaaattttataattatatattttagaattttataaaaaatatttttaaaccttttttattttttataatttttacaattattttacattttgtaataatattattaatttcaattaatttcttttcaattatcctttttttgtaaattttatttttataaattttttataatttataaatttttagattatatatatttctgaaattttatatatttatttttatattttatatttttaatgtatatatacatttaatacaagaaaatattttttacatAAAGATGCCACATGGCGCTTAGTGATTGACTATAAATTTTTTTAACATCGgtaaaaaatgaattaaaaaaatataacagATGCATATTTTAGGTACCAATTGAAAATTTGAGTGTACTTTAAGTATCAAAttagaacaaaaaaaaagaatttaGGTATCGAAATGGAAAAATGAGTATACTTTAAAAGCCAAATTATGAATTAAGcctatttaaattaataaaagaaaataataaaatgcaACTCAAATTCATGAAAATAttgttaaattttgatttaaaaactaaaagaaaaatacTTTTAGCTTGTTTTTATAAGTCTAACGACTATTATTGCATGTGAAAAAAAATAGAACCAAGTAACATGGCTACGGTCCTCACTCATGATTCATGAAcgtaagataaataaataaataaataaagcaatAGAAGTGCAATACTTAACCTATGGAGGAATTTCATTGAAACTTCCATGGTTTCATAATTGATATCAACTTATATAAACTTAGCAAATCTTGGACAATGAAACTAAAATTGAAACCAAAACTTTTAAAAGATATTACTTCTTACTCATAAATACTTTTTAGAAGAATTACACCAAAACTAAAACAATTGTTGTTTGTTGATTTTTGGGTGATACATCACTTTCAtgccaaaacaaaataaaaattatatacttaTTAAATTACACTTTAAATCATAGAattgtaaagagtatacaatcaCCCTCTAACATAAATATTAGAGTAtaatcaattcaataaaattgaaaaagaaaaaaatacaataaaaatcaaaataaaattaataaagctTGAATAAaaacatatgaaaaataaaataactaaaatgaaagaaaaaataaaaagataatttgTATCATATAAAGAAATTATGTATTCATATGAAGATGTATTTTAAGTGATCATATCATGGGAACTAACAGTAATCATAATTTGATATATTAGAGTTAGAAATATTAATGCCCTCAATCCGTTTTGCATTGTGAATAAAAACATTCCATCACCAAAAAGGAATTTCTTTTGCCAATTTTACTAAATTCCAGGTGGAATTACTGCATATTTGACAAGCAACTACTTTCAACTCCAATGGAGAAACTTCTTAGACCGTATGATAAGGAATTTGTGAGGATGGCAATGTTAAAACATGAAGAAACATTCAAACAACaggtatatatatatttcttatgtatgtatatattgtttATGTTTATCTCTGTTAAGCTTGAAGCAATGTTTCAGGTGTATGAGCTCCATCGTCTATATCGAATCCAGAAGACATTGATGAAAAGTTCTGAAAACAGCAGGCCTAATGGAAGCTTCAGCTTAAAGAATCAGACTTCAAGAAGGCGACTCGACTTGGAACATTCGGTGCACCATCATAACGAAACGTCAGAAGTCATCGATGAGAGCGAGATTGAGCTGACGTTAGGGCCGCCGATGAAGGAACGACAAGGGACAACTCTCCCTCGAACATGGGATTTCGGACCGTGCTTCTCATCGTCTTCCTCTGAATCCTGTCATGTAACAATGGGGTATCGACATGGAAGTAAAAGCAATAACGATCTAGAAGAACAATTGAGAAAGGAGGGATTAGATCAGCCTCCTTGGATTCTCCAAGTTCTAACTATGAATATGAGTCTATGACAAGAAAATACCTCCCGATGTGGATaagattatatattttatactgcTTCTTATCGACCAATTTTCTTTGATTTGTATGTTGGTGTGGAAGTTTTAGTTTCTTCTAATGGTTCTTTTAGCAAAATGGGTGATGAGAGTCTAAATTAAATCATGATcctaatctcattttcaaaaccttaaataacaataataacattggAACACTATGTTGCAATTACAATGTAGAATCCCGTtactataatatatatgtatatagtgAAAGAAGGAAGGCAATCCAGGGAATCATATCTGGGTACTAAAGAATCCAATGATAGACTCAATTAGCATAGTTTGACTGGGGAAGATTTTGAAGAATCACCACACTCTAAGAACCTTCTAAACCTAAAGTGATGAGGTCAACACTAACATATGTGATTGGAGATTAAGGGATACAAAATATCACCACTCTCAATTACCTTACATGAAGAGAAAATGTTTAAGGGCGTTTAACTTTCGTTGGAATCCACCAAGAACAAATAAACAAAGGAAAGTTGCTGAAAGAGTTTAGAATTAAATTCTCATCTATCTCTTCTCAGTTGTATTTTTTACCGTTATATAAGCTATTTGGGACATTCCCCAACATAGGAAACTTAAAAGCTAAGTGCATACATTAGTACTTACATTAATGATCAAATACATGCATCTAATCCTAAATATATGCACAATTATGAGATTTATCTTAAATAATCTAAATGCGTGTGTTTAATGAACATATATTCCTGCATGCATTAATTTCTAATTCTTGCATCCTATTTATTTAATGAATGCATAGAAAAAATCTACTAAGATTCTTCCATCCAAATTAGGCTCTTCATGTTGCATCACGTTAGGCTTTCAAAACCCAAAATATATGTctagcttcttcttcttcaatttgGACCGCAGTAGTTGGAAGCTCGGTGAATGCTCCTGCATCACCCTAAGTTATGCCATCTAGTCCACCACCATATTTTGCCACTTAAGACGCATAATTACTTCTAAATATATGGTGATGTGATGGATACGAGTTAAGCGAGATGTTACATGCAAGTCATGCCAAAGACTCAACACCTATCCTTAACAAGGTAAACCTAAACAGCTCCACATGCTATGCATTCGTATGGTACGTTGGTGAGGCCTGGCGATTGTTGCCTATTACGTAAAATAATTTGGTTGCCAAGGGTACCGACTTGGCTGATGTAACTCTACCTCCCATTAAGACCAAGCGAGTTTTTAACATTAACCCTATGAACTGGTGCGGTCCGAATCTTAGCAAAGGAGACCAAGCGGGCCAATGTCACATGGGGTTGCTGCCCATTTGGAAACAAAGTTCCATTATTTCATACATGATTTCCCTCATGTTTCCCAAATTGCCATCAAAGTTCAAACCAGGGTGGATGAACCTGCAAA
The Gossypium arboreum isolate Shixiya-1 chromosome 10, ASM2569848v2, whole genome shotgun sequence genome window above contains:
- the LOC108488973 gene encoding uncharacterized protein LOC108488973, with protein sequence MEKLLRPYDKEFVRMAMLKHEETFKQQVYELHRLYRIQKTLMKSSENSRPNGSFSLKNQTSRRRLDLEHSVHHHNETSEVIDESEIELTLGPPMKERQGTTLPRTWDFGPCFSSSSSESCHVTMGYRHGSKSNNDLEEQLRKEGLDQPPWILQVLTMNMSL